One part of the Entelurus aequoreus isolate RoL-2023_Sb linkage group LG05, RoL_Eaeq_v1.1, whole genome shotgun sequence genome encodes these proteins:
- the LOC133650170 gene encoding nucleotide sugar transporter SLC35D2-like, whose amino-acid sequence MTDAYKRRGATNSSPERGASLGAQNETFSDESTAFHKLLAAAFYGLSSFLIVVVNKSVLSSYRFPSSMCLGLGQMLATVVVLRTGKVLGIISFPDMDLTIPRKVFPLPLLHVGNQMSGLLGTQRLNLPMFTVLRRFSILFTMVCEVILLRKWYSRSIQVSVVTMLLGAGIAASTDLTFDTPGYTFIMINNLLTAATGVYVKKKLNSQDLNTFGLLYYNAVIMVPPTLVYTWYTGDLAKGLDFPGWSDWMFATQFFLSCVMGFVLMLSVMTCTHHNSALTTSIVGCVKNVLVTYVGMVLGGDYIFSWTNFLGLNVSIAGSLLYSHLTFTQQSKNT is encoded by the exons ATGACGGACGCATACAAACGTCGCGGCGCCACAAACTCGTCGCCTGAAAGAGGAGCGTCCCTCGGAGCCCAAAATGAGACTTTTAGCGACGAGTCGACGGCGTTTCACAAGCTGCTGGCGGCCGCTTTTTACGGCCTTAGTTCCTTCCTCATCGTGGTTGTCAACAAAAGTGTCCTCAGCAGCTACAG GTTCCCCTCCTCCATGTGCCTGGGACTGGGCCAG ATGCTGGCCACTGTGGTGGTGCTGAGGACTGGCAAAGTGCTGGGAATCATCTCCTTTCCTGACATGGACCTGACTATTCCACGCAAG GTGTTTCCACTGCCACTGCTCCATGTGGGCAATCAGATGTCTGGACTGTTGGGGACACAACGTCTCAA cttaCCTATGTTCACAGTCCTACGGAGGTTCAGCATCTTGTTCACCATGGTGTGTGAAGTCATCTTGCTCAG GAAGTGGTACTCACGGAGCATCCAAGTCAGCGTGGTGACCATGTTGCTGGGAGCTGGGATTGCTGCCAG caccGACCTCACCTTTGACACACCAGGATACACCTTCATCATGATCAACAACCTGCTGACTGCAGCCACTGGTGTTTATGTCAAGAAGAAACTCAACTCACAG GACTTGAACACCTTTGGACTGCTGTACTACAACGCTGTCATCATGGTCCCGCCCACACTGGTCTACACCTGGTACACAGGAGACCTGGCCAAG GGTCTGGACTTCCCAGGATGGTCTGACTGGATGTTTGCTACACAGTTTTTCCTCTCGTGTGTCATGGG GTTTGTGTTGATGCTGTCTGTGATGACGTGCACGCACCACAACTCTGCTCTCACCACCTCCATCGTGGGCTGCGTCAAG AATGTTCTGGTCACCTACGTGGGGATGGTCCTGGGTGGGGACTACATCTTCTCCTGGACTAACTTCCTTGGTTTGAACGTGAG
- the LOC133650166 gene encoding SERPINE1 mRNA-binding protein 1-like, which yields MPGHLQEGFGCVVTNRFDQLPDDESDPSEILKAAENKKKEGAAAGSAKTAAQAAKQPRKESQKDRKNPVPDKKEESQPPVPLKKEGIRRVGRRPEQQGPQHQGGQGDGRPADKRPDRRPPRERRFEKPAEEKPEGSTMDFSADKPSGERPPRGRGGGGRGGRGGRGRGMGRGDGFDSRGKRDFDRHSSGDKSNPRTEEKRGGSGSHNWGNVKEEASEAEQAPAVEATPEGEEAAPAGSENKENEVEDVKSEGPREMTLDEWKAMQDKERTKVEFNIRKPNEGADSQWKKGYVLHKSKSEDRPVGALIDATETEVEPPPLFHKGNVDESADHHFRKPANDITSQLEINFGDLGRPGRGRGGSRGGRGGRGGGSSRPARGGGRSEKVGGVSVPNVDDPEAFPALA from the exons ATGCCCGGGCACCTGCAAGAAGGCTTCGGCTGCGTCGTAACCAACCGGTTCGACCAGTTACCGGACGACGAGTCCGACCCGTCCGAGATCCTAAAAGCTGCGGAAAACAAGAAGAAGGAGGGGGCCGCGGCTGGCTCCGCTAAGACCGCGGCTCAAGCCGCCAAGCAGCCCAGGAAGGAGTCGCAGAAGGACAGGAAGAATCCGGTGCCGGACAAGAAGGAGGAGTCCCAGCCTCCGGTGCCCCTGAAGAAAGAAG GTATCCGGAGAGTGGGTCGGAGGCCCGAGCAGCAGGgtccacaacaccaggggggccAAGGTGACGGGCGGCCGGCAGACAAGAGGCCGGACCGGAGACCTCCTCGGGAGCGCCGCTTCGAGAAGCCCGCGGAGGAGAAGCCCGAAGGAAGCACCATGGACTTCTCCGCTGACAA GCCTTCTGGCGAGCGGCCCCCAAGAGGGCGCGGCGGCGGCGGCCGAGGGGGTCGCGGCGGACGAGGGCGAGGCATGGGAAGAGGCGACGGCTTCGACTCCCGTGGCAAACGAGACTTTGACCGACACAGCAGCGGTGACAAATC GAATCCTAGAACTGAGGAAAAGCGTGGTGGCAGCGGCTCACACAACTGGGGAAACGTGAAGGAGGAAGCCAG TGAGGCCGAGCAGGCTCCTGCTGTTGAGGCGACCCCTGAGGGAGAAGAGGCTGCACCTGCCGGCTCTGAGAACAA GGAGAACGAGGTGGAGGATGTGAAGAGCGAGGGCCCCCGGGAGATGACGCTGGACGAGTGGAAGGCCATGCAGGACAAGGAGCGCACCAAGGTGGAGTTCAACATCCGCAAGCCCAACGAGGGCGCCGACAGCCAGTGGAAGAAAGGATACGTGCTGCACAAGTCCAAGAGTGAGGAT AGGCCCGTGGGAGCTCTGATTGACGCCACAGAGACGGAAGTAGAACCACCACCTCTCTTCCACAAG GGCAACGTGGACGAGTCTGCCGACCACCACTTCCGCAAACCGGCCAATGACATCACGTCCCAGCTGGAGATCAACTTTGGAGACCTGGGCCGCCCGGGCCGTGGGCGCGGGGGCTCCCGTGGGGGGAGAGGAGGCCGTGGCGGGGGCAGCAGCAGGCCGGCGCGTGGCGGCGGGCGCTCTGAAAAG GTCGGCGGCGTGTCCGTCCCCAACGTGGACGACCCCGAGGCCTTCCCTGCCCTGGCCTAA